The sequence below is a genomic window from Silene latifolia isolate original U9 population chromosome 7, ASM4854445v1, whole genome shotgun sequence.
AGCACAGCCTAATTTAACATGTTCTTAGTTTTTACTGAAATGATTCATAATCACATTAGGTAGAGGGGAAAAAAAGGAAGTTAGTTGCTCACTCGTCAACATTGCTAACAGCAGGGATGTCTCCTAATGGTCGACAAACACTCTCCCATGTTAGACGCACAATAAGTGAACTAAAGATGGTAGGCTACCCCACTTGAAATTCCCCATCACTTAGACACTGGTTGAATGGAGTTCAGACTCCCTCTAATACCATTGCATAACAACTTTTCTAGAACAAAGAGATGAAACAAGAAGAAAGCCATACAGAAAGATGGATTTTTATGTTGAAATTGTGACTGCATTTCTTGAATCTTTCCTTTTCGCGCTATAAATTCATCAGGAAATTGTTCCTCCACAAAATTATTCAGCTCCACGCAAATGTTCGGGCAGTCCCTTGGGTGTGGGATTTCACAAACTTTACAGATGATTACTTCGTCTTCTGGAACCACAATGCAAGCTTCACACAACACTACACacaaaataagaataaaaaaacaTATGCATAAAAAACCATTTTACCATAATAAGGAGCACAGataaaaggcaaaaaaaaaataatgaagaATCCTCTCAAGTCTCAACTAGATAGCACTTAAGCAAAATTCATACTTCCTTTCTTTCACAACATTCTTCAAAATATTGACCATAAATATATTACATAATTCACAACTCCCACCTTTTATACACCTCATTCTTAAAGCTGACaccttttgtaatttttttacGACACCACCTTTTCTGGACATTTCCTCCAAAACTCTCACAAAAAGCCATAACTTGCCAAAATAAAAGACATCTTTTTCACCAACATCATTAATGAATGGTCTTTTCCTTCTACCAAAGTCAGCTTTCGGCGAAAAATAAAGATATTTCATGATTGGTGTTTTGCCAATATTTAAATTTGGCAAAAATCGGCTTTTAGTGGCATTTTGGAGAAAAGAATCAGAAATGTAGgagttttgaatttttttttataaaagtcgAGATTCCTGAAAATGAAGTATAGAAAAAGTTGGAGATATAAGTTAAAAAATTACTCCCTCTATTTTCCCATTAAGCCCTACTTTTCAAATTCCTCTCACAAAAAATGACAAATGGGGCTAAATCGAGAAAATAGAGGGAAATATGATACTATAATATATACTTTATCAAATACTTCAGTATCTCGCAAAATCATATTTTCAACCAAGGAAAGTGATTTATAAATGCAGAAGAGTATAGTAAAAATATCTTAAGAGGCCGTATAAAGTCAAATGGAAATAAAAATTGGGAAAGAGTAATGTAGCAGTTCAAAAGTTACCATGGCCACAATTTAGAACTGTCGGGCGAAAAAAAAGTTGGTTGCAAGCTGGACAGAGTAAGTCGGCAATTGAAACACTCTTGCAGTTTCTACCATACACATTAGCTGGCAGACTATTTTCCTTTATAGCAGTTGAACACTCTATATTCAGTTGCAACCCATCCTTGTCTTCCTTTATGATGCATGGGGATCGAGGCATATCAGACAAATTGTTGACACCATGAGAAGGTTTAAATTTGCCAACGTTGTTAATCTCTTGCTCACCTAGTTGTGGTGAGAAGAGACCCATCTTCTCTTCCTCCTCTGAAGAATACAAACAAAAAATTCAATGTTATATGAACAATTCAAGGTGAAACTAACCCAGTATCTATGTTACTCAGACTCGTTTAGAAGTATCTGACATGGATACGTGTTCAAGTGTCGGACTCGGctatttttatgaaaaatatgcatattttggtTAAAAATGAGGTGTCTAAGTGTCTTACCCATGTCCGAGTGTCGAGTGTCGGACACGGGTACGCAAGGGAACTAgaagagtcggagtaacatagccCAGTATACAAAGTACACACCTTGAAATTTGCATATGAATACGAATGTTATGTTTGCGATAAATCTACAACAAGAAGAAGTCAAAATGCGATAAATCTACGACACGACAATAAAAGCGGTCGCAGTGGTTACCGCCGGACTCATAATGAAAATCACAAATTATTTCATTCTGAATAAGTATACACATATCAATGTTTAGCCAAGCACCAGCCTAAACCCATAGAAGTATTCATATCTAGAAAGCATGTTACGAACTTACAAATGCTTCCACACACGACAGTGCTTTACATATGGAAATAACGTAGAAGCTTGGTAGCTTCTACCATGACactactatttggaagttaagaTATATCGTGTGAAATACAATGGACCAATCATAGACCATGAAATATAGGGAAGATGAGGCAGCGAATTCTTATTGTGGTGTTACTCGACAGGGAAACTTGGGTTACATATTGGGTTCAGTGCAACAATGATCCTAACAAAATGCAACTTTAAAATTTAAACCCTGACAACCACAATGAGGTAAGTGAGGTATGTAAACGGTAAGATATTACTAATTTTAAACAAGCAAGCTTACCAAGAATCTGCTTTTCCCTTCTTTTATAAGCAAGGGGATACATTTTCACAAGCAGAAAATGTAACCTTTCACATATAGTAGGGAAGTAATGATACGGATTCCTACAAATTGGGCAATGAGACTCACGACAAGGATCCATGGAATTGTGGACACACCAGAAGCAGGAAACATGTCCACATTCTGCGCAACAAGCAAGAGTGATTAGTTCGTAATGCTAAAATTTCGGAATAACTTTCAAAAGGGTATTTCCGCACTATAAAATGGCATACCTAACACAATAGGTTTATAGAGGAGATCCctacaaaataaacaaaatatATTTTAGTGAGAAACGTTATTTACAAGAGAGAGTAGACAACTTGACAACCTGAACCAGCACACAAGACTAAGGAGCATCCTTTTCCGTATGttttgccattgcgaattaaggAAAGGAGACCTAGGATCACATATATACTAAACCAAGAGTGGGCCATCCTAACTTGCCAAGAGACTTCCACACGGAAGCTAAATCGATAACCATCAGTTTCATTCAAAAATACACTAAATATGGCTTCAGTCTCAGCGAAAACTAATCAATATCATAAACCCCCGTGCCTCCAAGCATGGTATTCAATTTCTATTGAATTATACCAGAATCAGATATCACGCTATACTCTCGATTCTTGCACCACAACGCGCACGATAGCACCTCAAAACACACTAGCAGTAAATCTTATTAACAACTCTGCCGCAATTTGGTGTTTTAATTGAGATTTCCATGGTCTCAGGGATACAGGCATAACATTAAATCAAGGCAGCAACATCACAGCACAATACTTTTGTAAAGATTTTATAGGTTACCATGACTGAATTGAAGGCCATAAATAAAGCCAAATGACGAATATCAGCCGATTTTGTTGTTGCTCACTAGttcttggaaaaaaaaaaaaaaatttactacCCAAAGTTCACATTGTTTGAACTACTACCTAATGATCTTCTATTACCAAAAATCACGCTATAGTTTTGGAGCTCCTGCCAAGTACATAGTTGATAGTTCCAGCGAAAATCCAGAAAATTCAACAGAAGTTACCGTCATGGTCTTAGCTCAGCAATAGAGACATAGCAATATCAACTAATACATCAAATTTTTGCAGCTTACCAGGTGGATACTCTCCAGTACGTAAATGAACTTTTAGAAAAAGCTGACAATGGTCGTTCTCGCTGATATTTGACTCATAAAGCTAGCACTTGGTCGATATTTTGTTGTCATATATGATCCTAGGCCAATATATTACTAATAAAATGGATACCCAGATCAGTACAAATATAAGGACCAAAAAACACACTGCAATAAACCATGTCATTCTCTGTGCCACTGCATCATGATTCAAGGTACCCTACCACACTTCGTGCCCATTACTGTGATGACGACTAATGCTATAATTTAGTATCACGCTAACAGTTTTACATTAAAAATCAGATCCCCTCTTCAATTATTTCCTCCCCTTACTCTCTAATTATATCAGCTAATTGTCTCTCTCACTCTTAGTTTGAGAAGGCGGCGGCGCACTGAGGCGATGCGGTCGCAAGGCAACAACTACAAGGCGAAGGCATGCGCCTTATAGACACAAGAATTTTCAAGCGAACATGTACATTTTAGAGTAAAAATTTCTTCAACAATAGTTG
It includes:
- the LOC141592070 gene encoding E3 ubiquitin-protein ligase PRT1-like, with protein sequence MSSSKSNDVHMLQFEDHDEETISDSFICCVCLDLLYKPIVLECGHVSCFWCVHNSMDPCRESHCPICRNPYHYFPTICERLHFLLVKMYPLAYKRREKQILEEEEKMGLFSPQLGEQEINNVGKFKPSHGVNNLSDMPRSPCIIKEDKDGLQLNIECSTAIKENSLPANVYGRNCKSVSIADLLCPACNQLFFRPTVLNCGHVLCEACIVVPEDEVIICKVCEIPHPRDCPNICVELNNFVEEQFPDEFIARKGKIQEMQSQFQHKNPSFFSTSKKSAKNGFELPSSEENLLPWSKEYVSKLHGGVGCDHCGMYPIVGERYKCQDCKERIGFDLCGECYNTRSKRPGRFNQQHTPDHKFELMKPRQIPVSLMFQLVGRHIVDGSGTPAMAISAMEDSSDGWIEVDSTNNELHDILDGSLSVEFSDALSPTHHDVDMEHQEDDPPST